The DNA region GCGGTGCTTGGGACATTCAACGCCGCGCCGTACCAGGACGGGGCCGTCGTGCGGCTCCTTTTAAAAACCGGTCTCGCATCGGCGAGCGACGCGGCGACCGTGCATGTCTCGCCCTGGGCCGCCCTTGGGCTCGCGGTGCTCCTCGCCCTGGCGGTGTCCGTGGTCATAGGCGTCCCCATACTCAGGCTCCGGGGGCATTACCTGGCCATGGCGACGCTCGGTTTCGGGCTCATCGTCCATCGTATCGTCCTGGGCACGCATATTTTCGGCGAGGCCGACGGCATATCGGACCTCCCGGCCTTTCCGCTGTTCGCGGGGCTTTCGGTGAGCGGCCGTCCCGAGCTTCGGGTGTCCAATTACTACATCGCCTGGACGATCGTCGTCCTGGGCATGGCGCTCTTGCTTAACCTCGTGAATTCCCGGCCGGGAAGGGCGTTGCGCGCCATCCATGACAACGAGGAGGCCGCGCGCGCGATGGGCGTCGATACCGCCCGGTACAAGCTCAACGTCTTCGTGCTGAGCGCCGTGTTCACGGCCGTGGCCGGGGTATTCCTCACGCACTTCAACGCCGGAATAGGGCCCGCCGAGGCGGACGTGATGAAATCGGTACGCTACGTCGCGATCGTGGCGGTGGGCGGCATGGCGAACCTGTGGGGGGCGCTCGCGATGGGCCTGTCACTGAACTACATCTCTCTGCGCGGCTACCTGGGAAGCTACGACGACGCCTTTTTCGGCGCGGTGCTCATCCTGATCATGATCTTTGCCCCGGAGGGCCTGCTGAACGCGGAGCGGCCCCGCGCGATCCTGGGGCAGGTCAAGGCGCTCGCCGCGCGGATGCGGAAAAAAGGCGGGGAGGGCGGTGCGCCATGAGCCTTCTCGAGGTGAGAAACGTGAGCCGCTCTTTTGGCGGGCTCAGGGCGGTGGACGGCGTGGGCTTCGCGGTGGAGGAGCACTCGATCAAGGCCGTTATCGGACCCAACGGAGCCGGAAAGACCACGCTCTTCAACCTGATCGCGGGAAGCCTTCCCTGCGAGTCCGGGGAAATTTATTTCAAGGGGAAACCCATCCAGGGACTGCCCTCGCACAAGATCGCGCACATGGGCATCGCCCGCACCTTCCAGAACATCAAGCTCTTCGCGCACATGACCGTGATCGAGAACATCATGGTGGGGCGGCACACGCGCGCCCGCACGGGGTTCGGGGGCGCGATGCTGGGGCTGCCTTCCTCGCGGAAAGAGGATCGGCGCATGCGCGAACAATGCAGGGAGGTCGCGCGGACCCTGGGGCTCGCGCACGAGGCGGACAAGGAGGCCGGGAGCCTCGCATTCGGCAGGCAGCGCCTGGTCGAGTTCGCGCGCGCGCTCGCGATGGAGCCGGCGCTCCTGTTGCTTGACGAGCCCGCGGCGGGCCTCAACATCCACGAGACCGCCGAGATCGGTCAGGTGATCAAGGATATCCGCGACCGCGGCCTCACGGTGCTTCTCATCGAGCACGACATGTCGCTCGTGATGGGGATATCGGACGACATCACGGTGCTCGGTTCCGGGAAAAAGATCGCGCAGGGGCCGCCCGCCGCGATCCAGGCGGACCCCGAGGTGATAAAAATCTACCTTGGAGAGGACGATGCTTAAGGTCAGGAGCCTTTCCGCTGGCTACGGAAGCCTCAAGGTGCTCAGGAACGTCTCCCTGCACGTCAAGCCGGGGGAGATCGTCGCCATTATTGGCGGGAACGGATCGGGGAAATCGACCCTGCTCGCCACCATCGCGGGCGTGGTAAGCCCCTTCGCGGGGGAGATCGTGTTCGCCGGCGGGAGCATTGCCGGGCTTCCGGCGGCGCGCATCGTCGA from Spirochaetota bacterium includes:
- a CDS encoding branched-chain amino acid ABC transporter permease encodes the protein MKPRGYIPVAVLAAVLAAFQLLVSFTGQEFFLTQLTMSAYYVLAVMGLCLLMGYAGQISLGHAAFFAIGGYTAAVLGTFNAAPYQDGAVVRLLLKTGLASASDAATVHVSPWAALGLAVLLALAVSVVIGVPILRLRGHYLAMATLGFGLIVHRIVLGTHIFGEADGISDLPAFPLFAGLSVSGRPELRVSNYYIAWTIVVLGMALLLNLVNSRPGRALRAIHDNEEAARAMGVDTARYKLNVFVLSAVFTAVAGVFLTHFNAGIGPAEADVMKSVRYVAIVAVGGMANLWGALAMGLSLNYISLRGYLGSYDDAFFGAVLILIMIFAPEGLLNAERPRAILGQVKALAARMRKKGGEGGAP
- a CDS encoding ABC transporter ATP-binding protein; this encodes MSLLEVRNVSRSFGGLRAVDGVGFAVEEHSIKAVIGPNGAGKTTLFNLIAGSLPCESGEIYFKGKPIQGLPSHKIAHMGIARTFQNIKLFAHMTVIENIMVGRHTRARTGFGGAMLGLPSSRKEDRRMREQCREVARTLGLAHEADKEAGSLAFGRQRLVEFARALAMEPALLLLDEPAAGLNIHETAEIGQVIKDIRDRGLTVLLIEHDMSLVMGISDDITVLGSGKKIAQGPPAAIQADPEVIKIYLGEDDA